In Halorussus limi, a genomic segment contains:
- a CDS encoding aldo/keto reductase: MATDDGTYEYKLQHGDDFGRTYFRLFDGLAVSSLGVGTYLGDPTDEVDARYRDAIATALESGVNVVDTAINYRCQRSERAVGRAIEDADVDRDAVFVSTKGGFLPFDGERPEDPGEYVKREFVDAGLVEREDLARGSHCIAPDFIDDQVDRSLDNLGVDEIDLYYVHNPETQLHARSREEVYDQLEETFTRLEERAAEGDISKYGVATWNALRVPQSDDQYLSLPEIVSRARKAAKAAENTATHLRAIQLPFNVFMADAFTVESHEGPDGPQSALWFAHEAGLNVFTSASIAQGDLAAEIPDAVGERLEGDTTVQRAINFARSAPGVTSSLVGMSRPEHVEENVGAGRFDPLGADAFDAVFE, translated from the coding sequence ATGGCCACCGACGACGGCACTTACGAGTACAAACTCCAGCACGGCGACGACTTCGGCCGGACCTACTTCCGCCTGTTCGACGGACTGGCCGTCTCGTCGCTCGGGGTCGGCACGTACCTCGGCGACCCGACCGACGAGGTGGACGCCCGGTACCGCGACGCCATCGCCACCGCGCTCGAGAGCGGCGTCAACGTCGTCGACACCGCCATCAACTACCGGTGCCAGCGGAGCGAACGCGCCGTCGGCCGAGCCATCGAGGACGCCGACGTGGACCGCGACGCCGTCTTCGTCTCCACGAAGGGCGGCTTCCTCCCCTTCGACGGCGAGCGACCAGAGGACCCCGGCGAGTACGTGAAGCGGGAGTTCGTGGACGCGGGTCTCGTCGAGCGAGAAGACTTGGCCCGAGGGAGCCACTGCATCGCGCCCGACTTCATCGACGACCAAGTGGACCGGTCGCTCGACAACCTCGGAGTCGACGAAATCGACCTCTACTACGTCCACAACCCGGAGACGCAACTCCACGCTCGCTCGCGCGAGGAGGTCTACGACCAGTTGGAGGAGACGTTCACCCGTCTCGAAGAACGGGCCGCCGAGGGCGACATCTCGAAGTACGGCGTGGCGACGTGGAACGCCCTCCGGGTGCCCCAAAGCGACGACCAGTACCTCTCGCTGCCCGAAATCGTCTCGCGCGCCCGGAAGGCCGCCAAGGCCGCCGAGAACACCGCGACCCACCTCCGGGCGATTCAACTGCCCTTCAACGTCTTCATGGCCGACGCCTTCACCGTCGAGTCCCACGAGGGGCCGGACGGCCCCCAGAGCGCGCTCTGGTTCGCCCACGAGGCGGGCCTCAACGTCTTCACCAGCGCCAGCATCGCGCAGGGCGACTTGGCCGCCGAGATTCCCGACGCGGTCGGCGAGCGACTCGAGGGCGACACGACGGTCCAGCGCGCCATCAACTTCGCCCGGAGCGCCCCCGGCGTTACCTCCTCGCTGGTCGGAATGAGCAGACCCGAACACGTCGAGGAGAACGTCGGGGCGGGCCGGTTCGACCCACTGGGCGCGGACGCCTTCGACGCCGTGTTCGAGTGA
- a CDS encoding DUF5791 family protein produces MIYDDIEDPESTSPEEVRANYVADLAAIVDERGVDSVAEETGVDRETLEAVADEDAGVADELTLEDAAAVTALADDAPPADAVVAEVRDTLLMGMTTAVLDVDTIAAEIDDLDGKQVHQKVEGRAPMTLAEYATLHHLIASRQR; encoded by the coding sequence ATGATTTACGACGACATCGAGGACCCCGAGTCGACCTCCCCGGAGGAGGTGCGCGCGAACTACGTCGCGGACCTCGCCGCCATCGTGGACGAACGCGGCGTCGATTCGGTCGCCGAGGAGACCGGCGTGGACCGCGAGACGCTCGAAGCCGTGGCCGACGAAGACGCCGGGGTCGCCGACGAGTTGACGCTGGAGGACGCCGCCGCCGTCACGGCGCTGGCCGACGACGCTCCGCCGGCGGACGCCGTCGTCGCCGAGGTCCGGGACACGCTCCTGATGGGGATGACCACGGCGGTCCTCGACGTGGACACCATCGCGGCCGAAATCGACGATTTGGACGGCAAGCAGGTCCACCAGAAGGTCGAGGGGCGCGCGCCGATGACGCTCGCGGAGTACGCGACGCTCCACCACCTCATCGCGAGTCGCCAGCGGTAG
- a CDS encoding DUF7286 family protein produces the protein MRLAEDRRGRVPFALVGVVLLVASAGLSASLAGGPTPRTDDSVGVAVERATAATNTALRDAVARAGRRAASAPVTAVANTTAGRALNDSTPFRDALRLRIYLAARESLGEVGVRTGGSGSAAVSASVSLPAIRNASDLRAAKRRVEVDPAGANGSAENAGLRVRIRNVTVTATRDGRVVERERLAPELVVATPALALHERVERFESRLDRGPLAPGLGRRLTARLYAVAWARGYAQYGGAPVENVVANRHVELAANGALLREQRAAFGRTDPRARRAVRWATARVGATDLLTAANAHYGSARTDQLLAAARDYQKRNPMPGGVTSGNPTDSRETRRSLRVGVNRTADRAFAGLVTGANGTDLSGVLRSAYAADARLVAAVREVESEARPAPESPGANWTLRSSEVRTRTAVESGVGDLASAPTLGTPEGRHLLGAESRRVVRTRTLVAEWTREGGARGNGTTGSETRRTVQRWTETFAVRVGVAGDHDANSEFAPSRPVSGVHERGGALGGPNLRDLSQRATEELVESRGGFDAAARRAVAGTLDTRPERVAGRRPDGLRRWVYRDLVGLRERVRNLSVTVARRRAVGGPPPTAELARAVRSRRAALLDAPGRYDGAADRARVAARAAYLDRVVARLESRADREERTRSGVKDALADAGVSLDRVRRILRARTTPETSPPRPLPADGPGSAVNLSVSGAPPYLTLAGLDHEQVAAIPAGEEKRPLAARNLNVFAVPYGDAAESVAAAAVGDGGSGRTDLRTAALALRAANRTLAEADNQSLARRRDALRRSLAASMRNVRRELVGGLALSRFDLSAAERRAAVESALARWNTTAGRALAVANGTAGRAVAAAVVRGRPALRRPDRRDWVRLRAELAVESVRERVAGPTRSTVNETASVTRQVARTALKQAVASGLANATEVASKRWFGEALGAVPAGLPVAPVPGYWYATLNVWSVEVLGEYARFAVSAPQGPPGESVTYVRESATVRLDWDGDGESEVVGRTTPVGFETETVVAVVVPPGPPGVGDRGGNRDETSPGWP, from the coding sequence ATGAGACTGGCCGAGGACCGGCGCGGCCGGGTTCCGTTCGCGCTCGTCGGCGTCGTCCTACTGGTCGCGAGCGCGGGCCTCAGCGCCTCGCTGGCTGGCGGGCCGACGCCCCGGACCGACGACTCGGTGGGCGTCGCCGTCGAGCGCGCCACCGCCGCGACGAACACCGCGCTCCGGGATGCGGTCGCACGCGCCGGGCGACGGGCCGCCAGCGCGCCGGTGACGGCGGTCGCGAACACCACTGCGGGGCGCGCGCTGAACGACTCGACGCCGTTCCGCGACGCGCTCCGTCTCCGAATCTACCTCGCGGCCCGCGAGAGTCTCGGCGAAGTCGGCGTGCGGACGGGCGGAAGCGGGTCGGCGGCGGTCAGCGCTTCGGTCTCGCTCCCGGCGATTCGGAACGCCTCGGACCTCCGGGCGGCCAAGCGCCGGGTCGAAGTCGACCCGGCCGGGGCCAACGGGAGCGCCGAGAACGCCGGACTCCGCGTCCGAATCCGGAACGTCACCGTCACCGCGACCCGCGACGGCCGGGTGGTCGAGCGCGAGCGACTCGCGCCCGAGTTGGTCGTCGCGACGCCCGCGCTGGCGCTCCACGAGCGCGTCGAGCGGTTCGAGTCCCGACTCGACCGCGGTCCGCTCGCGCCCGGCCTCGGCCGCCGACTCACCGCGCGACTCTACGCCGTGGCGTGGGCGCGGGGTTACGCCCAGTACGGCGGCGCGCCGGTCGAGAACGTGGTGGCGAACCGCCACGTCGAACTCGCGGCGAACGGCGCGCTCCTGCGCGAACAGCGGGCCGCCTTCGGCCGGACCGACCCCCGGGCCCGGCGCGCGGTCAGGTGGGCGACCGCCAGAGTCGGCGCGACGGACCTACTCACGGCCGCCAACGCCCACTACGGCTCCGCTCGAACCGACCAACTGCTCGCGGCCGCGAGGGACTACCAGAAGCGCAATCCGATGCCCGGCGGGGTGACGAGCGGGAACCCGACGGACTCTCGCGAGACCCGGCGTTCGCTCCGCGTCGGCGTGAACCGGACCGCGGACCGCGCGTTCGCGGGCCTCGTGACCGGCGCGAACGGGACCGACCTCTCCGGCGTTCTGCGCTCGGCTTACGCCGCCGACGCGCGCCTCGTCGCCGCGGTCCGAGAGGTCGAGAGCGAGGCCCGGCCCGCGCCCGAGTCGCCGGGCGCGAACTGGACGCTCCGGTCGAGCGAGGTCCGGACGAGGACCGCAGTGGAGTCCGGCGTCGGCGACCTTGCGAGTGCGCCGACCCTCGGGACTCCGGAGGGGCGGCACCTGCTCGGTGCCGAGTCGCGCCGAGTCGTGCGAACCCGAACGCTCGTCGCCGAGTGGACCCGAGAGGGCGGGGCTCGCGGGAACGGAACTACCGGTTCCGAGACCCGCAGAACGGTCCAGCGGTGGACCGAGACGTTCGCGGTGCGGGTCGGGGTCGCGGGCGACCACGACGCGAACTCCGAGTTCGCCCCCTCGCGGCCGGTGTCGGGCGTCCACGAGCGCGGCGGCGCGCTCGGCGGGCCGAACCTCCGGGACCTGTCGCAACGGGCGACCGAGGAGTTGGTCGAGTCGCGCGGCGGGTTCGACGCCGCCGCCCGTCGGGCGGTCGCCGGAACGCTCGACACTCGGCCCGAACGGGTCGCGGGTCGGCGGCCGGACGGACTCCGACGGTGGGTCTACCGGGACCTCGTCGGCCTGCGCGAACGCGTCCGGAACCTCTCGGTGACGGTCGCTCGGCGTCGGGCGGTCGGCGGTCCGCCGCCGACCGCCGAACTCGCTCGGGCGGTCCGGAGTCGGCGCGCGGCGCTCCTCGACGCGCCCGGTCGCTACGACGGCGCGGCCGACCGGGCGCGGGTCGCGGCGCGGGCCGCGTACCTCGACCGAGTGGTCGCGCGATTGGAGTCGCGTGCCGACCGCGAGGAGCGGACCCGGAGCGGCGTGAAGGACGCGCTCGCCGACGCGGGGGTGTCGCTGGACCGCGTCCGCCGGATTCTGCGCGCCCGAACGACGCCGGAGACTTCGCCGCCGCGACCCCTGCCCGCCGACGGGCCGGGGAGCGCGGTCAATCTGAGCGTGTCGGGCGCACCGCCGTACCTCACGCTCGCGGGCCTCGACCACGAGCAGGTCGCCGCGATTCCCGCTGGCGAGGAGAAACGTCCGCTCGCGGCCCGGAACCTGAACGTCTTCGCGGTCCCGTACGGCGACGCCGCGGAGTCGGTCGCCGCGGCGGCGGTCGGCGACGGCGGGTCTGGCCGGACCGACCTCCGGACCGCCGCGCTGGCGCTCCGGGCCGCGAACCGCACGTTGGCCGAGGCGGACAATCAGAGTCTGGCGCGTCGGCGGGACGCGCTCCGGCGGTCGCTCGCGGCGTCGATGCGGAACGTCCGCCGGGAGTTGGTCGGCGGGTTGGCTCTCTCGCGGTTCGACCTGAGCGCGGCCGAGCGCCGGGCCGCGGTCGAGTCGGCGCTGGCGCGGTGGAACACGACCGCCGGGCGGGCGCTCGCCGTGGCGAACGGGACGGCGGGCCGGGCCGTCGCGGCGGCCGTGGTCCGCGGGCGGCCCGCGCTTCGGCGACCCGACCGGCGCGACTGGGTCCGCCTGCGCGCCGAGTTGGCGGTCGAATCGGTCCGCGAGCGAGTCGCCGGACCGACGCGTTCGACGGTGAACGAGACCGCGAGCGTGACCCGACAGGTCGCCCGGACGGCGCTCAAGCAGGCGGTGGCGAGCGGACTGGCCAACGCGACCGAGGTCGCCAGCAAGCGGTGGTTCGGCGAGGCCTTGGGCGCAGTCCCGGCCGGGTTACCGGTCGCGCCGGTGCCGGGCTACTGGTACGCGACGCTCAACGTCTGGTCGGTCGAGGTCCTGGGCGAGTACGCCCGCTTCGCGGTCAGCGCGCCGCAGGGGCCGCCCGGCGAGTCGGTGACCTACGTCCGCGAGTCGGCGACGGTGAGACTCGACTGGGACGGCGACGGCGAGTCGGAGGTCGTCGGGCGCACGACGCCGGTCGGCTTCGAGACCGAGACGGTCGTCGCGGTGGTCGTGCCGCCCGGTCCGCCCGGGGTCGGCGACCGAGGCGGAAACCGAGACGAGACTTCGCCGGGGTGGCCCTGA
- a CDS encoding DUF7284 family protein, protein MRAISTVLDVSLCLLLVSASALTLAGTPMSETRNESGAGPATAPDAADEAATVLATSTASVTYRAPSSDAAAAGVGDPENRTVHDTLAGLLAGAVAAKAGPDPATDFARAVAARVGRALHRSGGRAQVVARRTTARTSGRSVGSGRVVAGPAPPPDADVYAAAFSVRGVRLTVRTWSR, encoded by the coding sequence GTGAGAGCCATCAGCACGGTCCTCGACGTCTCGCTCTGCCTCCTGCTGGTCTCGGCGAGCGCGCTGACGCTCGCGGGGACGCCGATGTCCGAGACGCGGAACGAGTCGGGAGCAGGTCCCGCGACCGCTCCGGACGCCGCCGACGAGGCCGCGACGGTACTGGCGACGAGTACCGCGAGCGTGACCTACCGCGCTCCGTCGTCGGACGCGGCCGCCGCGGGCGTCGGCGACCCGGAGAACCGGACGGTCCACGACACGCTCGCCGGACTGCTCGCCGGCGCAGTCGCGGCGAAGGCCGGACCGGACCCGGCGACCGACTTCGCGCGGGCCGTCGCGGCGCGAGTCGGCCGGGCGCTCCATCGGTCGGGAGGCCGCGCGCAGGTGGTCGCGCGCCGCACGACCGCCCGGACCTCTGGGAGGTCGGTGGGGTCCGGCCGAGTCGTCGCCGGTCCCGCGCCGCCGCCCGACGCCGACGTGTACGCGGCCGCGTTCTCGGTCCGCGGGGTCCGCCTGACCGTCAGGACGTGGTCGCGATGA
- a CDS encoding DUF7283 family protein, producing MFDAPVETWYLWVGLALASTTAVGVAATLPRAPPPDAASAAATVDSVAASAHPTTGVHPLAVEAARIGPYRLWLRDGGTTGHATFAYGPVTPVRRDTALWDVLRGTPPKRAFGTPAEFRRASAAARDRTPEWRSREQLTVRRVSWEGVDVTLVG from the coding sequence ATGTTCGACGCACCAGTCGAGACGTGGTACCTCTGGGTCGGCCTCGCGCTGGCCAGCACCACCGCAGTCGGCGTCGCGGCGACGCTCCCGCGCGCACCGCCGCCGGACGCCGCGAGCGCGGCCGCGACCGTCGATTCGGTCGCCGCGAGCGCCCATCCGACGACCGGCGTCCACCCGCTGGCGGTCGAGGCCGCTCGAATCGGCCCGTACCGACTCTGGCTCAGGGACGGCGGTACGACCGGCCACGCGACGTTCGCCTACGGCCCCGTGACGCCGGTCCGGCGCGACACAGCGCTCTGGGACGTGCTTCGGGGGACGCCGCCCAAGCGGGCGTTCGGAACTCCCGCCGAGTTCCGGCGGGCGTCGGCGGCGGCCCGCGACCGGACGCCCGAGTGGCGCTCGCGCGAGCAGTTGACCGTGCGTCGAGTCTCGTGGGAGGGCGTCGATGTCACGTTGGTCGGGTAG
- a CDS encoding SDR family oxidoreductase: MHVAILGCGYVGLELGRQLTEAGHRAVGVRRSDDGIAEIEDAGFEAVRADVTDADSLAGVPDADAVVFAASSGGRDAAAAREVYVEGLRTAIEEFGGRDDPPERLVYTSSTGVYGDHGGDWVDEETPLDPRTDKTEVLAEAERVALEESRNHGIDGTVARLAGIYGPGRTRLQRYLEGPVTEGYLNMIHRDDAAGAVRFLLDEDLARGEVVLVADDDPVSKWDFADWLADECGEPRPPKQTTEERLADGDLSERTERRILTSKRCDNAKLRDLGYEFSYPTYREGYRREIASYRN, translated from the coding sequence ATGCACGTGGCGATACTCGGATGCGGCTACGTCGGTCTGGAACTCGGTCGCCAGTTGACCGAGGCGGGCCACCGCGCGGTGGGCGTCCGGCGTTCGGACGACGGCATCGCCGAGATAGAGGACGCGGGCTTCGAGGCGGTGCGGGCCGACGTGACCGACGCCGACTCGCTGGCCGGGGTGCCCGACGCCGACGCCGTGGTCTTCGCGGCGAGTTCCGGCGGGCGCGACGCGGCGGCCGCCCGCGAGGTGTACGTCGAGGGGTTACGCACCGCTATCGAAGAGTTCGGCGGGCGCGACGACCCGCCGGAGCGACTGGTCTACACGTCCAGCACGGGCGTCTACGGCGACCACGGCGGCGACTGGGTCGACGAGGAGACGCCCCTCGACCCCCGGACCGACAAGACCGAGGTGCTGGCCGAGGCCGAGCGCGTGGCACTCGAAGAGTCTCGGAACCACGGCATCGACGGCACCGTCGCGCGCCTCGCGGGCATCTACGGACCCGGCCGGACCCGACTACAGCGGTATCTGGAGGGACCGGTCACGGAGGGCTATCTCAACATGATTCACCGCGACGACGCCGCGGGCGCGGTCCGGTTCCTGCTGGACGAGGACCTCGCGCGCGGCGAAGTCGTGCTGGTCGCTGACGACGACCCCGTCTCGAAGTGGGACTTCGCGGACTGGTTGGCCGACGAGTGCGGGGAGCCACGCCCGCCCAAGCAGACTACCGAGGAGCGACTGGCCGACGGCGACCTCTCGGAGCGGACCGAGCGCCGGATTCTGACCAGCAAGCGGTGCGACAACGCGAAACTACGGGACCTCGGATACGAGTTCAGCTATCCGACCTATCGGGAGGGATACCGTCGGGAAATCGCGTCGTACCGGAACTAA
- a CDS encoding DUF5059 domain-containing protein, whose product MATNRRDLLKAGSALFAGVSLAGCGGKLESVAPGSSGDQSGGDAPKPAELAVAAEWNVYRALAADALALGIAGEFDAAAGVAADAFEKFEGATGEWGAHEVLETTSEKRYAEFEEALGQLRERATGENVEEMRVEADLVSKHLSAAQTKLVGEENARALDLQFFGTRLATASSLYAAGKGDAAATVAGDTYEQFEKAAVHEDLETADSESYESFESAVEAVEKAAKAGTGGTVRNEANAAFDAAATGSYAVAASESAAGAGHLAAMQARGYDASMLASLGGPSTDFAHAAALNGYRARAYDAAWLTARGKSEYAKRVAEDIFAHFEGAKAHEALEEADHEAYEGFEGGLEDLATAAGNGDAEAAAKAAGTVEKHLRAGISTLATDTEAAVLQAAFFRARFGDARELYALGDGEAAAGLAQGLFERFEKDQLGFHETLERTSEDLYEAFEHEHLQKGLIPGFRNGNDEAVATHFAGVGDALVEFATQAGSTAQVSAAESGLMSARVFDAAALAALGESSRAKSVVRSAFRHFEEGAGGFHEALEHAGQKRYESFESALNAVGSAAESGSDGDAYAKAKAFDGEAVAAIYAVVANAGGDFGGAAAAVAQDAFAAFEEAKVHELLEKADREAYERFEGKLEGLIGALKGGSGVSDALAAFSRASVRAEFAVAGAPAKAPVGEGESGGGSESGSQTQLQGGPNVVKGVPDDADHVVKLKAVSFDPAELTVQKGDKVAFEHAGGEAHSVTAYEDGIPEGAAYWASGDFDSQKQAESGWEKGNGAVQSGHSFVRTFETKGTHEYFCIPHEAAGMKGKIVVE is encoded by the coding sequence ATGGCGACTAATCGACGAGACCTGTTGAAAGCGGGGAGCGCACTGTTCGCGGGCGTCTCGCTCGCGGGTTGCGGCGGGAAGTTAGAATCTGTGGCTCCGGGGTCGTCCGGCGACCAAAGCGGCGGCGACGCGCCGAAACCGGCCGAACTGGCCGTCGCTGCCGAGTGGAACGTCTACCGGGCGCTGGCGGCCGACGCGCTCGCGCTCGGCATCGCGGGCGAGTTCGACGCCGCGGCCGGAGTCGCGGCCGACGCCTTCGAGAAGTTCGAGGGGGCCACGGGCGAGTGGGGTGCCCACGAAGTCCTCGAAACCACCAGCGAGAAGCGCTACGCGGAGTTCGAGGAGGCGCTCGGCCAACTCCGAGAGCGCGCGACGGGCGAGAACGTCGAGGAGATGCGAGTCGAGGCGGACCTCGTCTCGAAGCACCTCTCGGCCGCCCAGACGAAACTCGTCGGCGAGGAGAACGCTCGCGCGCTCGACCTCCAGTTCTTCGGGACGCGCCTCGCGACCGCTTCGTCGCTCTACGCGGCCGGGAAGGGCGACGCCGCGGCGACGGTCGCGGGCGACACCTACGAGCAGTTCGAAAAGGCCGCGGTCCACGAGGACCTCGAAACGGCCGATTCCGAGAGCTACGAGAGCTTCGAGAGTGCCGTCGAAGCGGTCGAGAAGGCCGCGAAGGCCGGAACCGGCGGAACCGTTCGTAACGAGGCAAACGCCGCCTTCGACGCCGCCGCGACGGGGTCGTACGCGGTCGCGGCCAGCGAGAGCGCGGCCGGGGCGGGCCACCTCGCGGCGATGCAGGCCCGCGGCTACGACGCCTCGATGCTGGCCTCGCTTGGCGGCCCCTCGACCGACTTCGCTCACGCCGCCGCGCTGAACGGCTACCGGGCGCGGGCCTACGACGCGGCGTGGCTGACCGCCCGCGGGAAGTCCGAGTACGCGAAGCGAGTCGCCGAGGATATCTTCGCCCACTTCGAGGGCGCGAAAGCCCACGAAGCGCTCGAAGAAGCCGACCACGAGGCCTACGAGGGCTTCGAGGGCGGACTGGAGGACCTCGCCACCGCCGCCGGGAACGGCGACGCGGAGGCCGCCGCGAAAGCGGCCGGTACCGTCGAGAAGCACCTCCGCGCGGGCATCTCGACGCTCGCCACCGACACCGAGGCCGCGGTCCTGCAGGCGGCGTTCTTCCGAGCGCGGTTCGGTGACGCCCGCGAACTGTACGCGCTCGGCGACGGCGAGGCCGCGGCCGGCCTCGCGCAGGGCCTCTTCGAGCGATTCGAGAAGGACCAACTCGGCTTCCACGAGACGCTCGAACGGACCAGCGAGGACCTCTACGAGGCCTTCGAGCACGAACACCTCCAGAAGGGACTGATTCCGGGGTTCCGGAACGGGAACGACGAAGCGGTCGCGACTCACTTCGCGGGCGTCGGCGACGCCCTCGTCGAGTTCGCGACGCAGGCCGGGTCGACGGCGCAGGTGAGCGCGGCCGAGAGCGGCCTGATGAGCGCCCGCGTCTTCGACGCCGCGGCGCTCGCTGCGCTCGGCGAGTCGAGTCGGGCGAAGTCCGTGGTCCGGTCGGCGTTCCGCCACTTCGAGGAGGGCGCGGGCGGGTTCCACGAGGCGCTGGAACACGCCGGCCAGAAGCGATACGAGTCCTTCGAGAGCGCCCTGAACGCGGTCGGGAGCGCTGCGGAGAGCGGGTCAGACGGCGACGCCTACGCGAAGGCGAAGGCGTTCGACGGCGAGGCCGTGGCCGCGATTTACGCGGTCGTCGCGAACGCGGGCGGCGACTTCGGCGGCGCGGCGGCGGCGGTCGCGCAGGACGCCTTCGCGGCGTTCGAGGAGGCGAAAGTCCACGAGTTGCTGGAGAAGGCCGACCGCGAGGCCTACGAGCGCTTCGAGGGTAAACTCGAAGGGCTAATCGGGGCGCTCAAAGGCGGGAGCGGCGTCTCCGACGCGCTCGCGGCGTTCTCGCGGGCCTCGGTCCGCGCGGAGTTCGCCGTCGCTGGAGCGCCGGCGAAAGCCCCGGTCGGCGAGGGCGAGTCCGGCGGCGGCAGCGAGAGTGGGTCCCAGACGCAACTGCAGGGCGGTCCCAACGTCGTGAAGGGCGTGCCAGACGACGCCGACCACGTCGTGAAACTGAAGGCCGTCTCGTTCGACCCGGCCGAACTGACGGTGCAGAAGGGCGACAAAGTGGCCTTCGAACACGCCGGCGGCGAGGCCCACTCGGTCACGGCCTACGAGGACGGGATTCCGGAGGGCGCAGCGTACTGGGCCTCCGGCGACTTCGACTCACAGAAGCAGGCCGAGTCGGGGTGGGAGAAGGGCAACGGTGCAGTTCAGTCGGGCCACTCGTTCGTCCGTACCTTCGAGACGAAAGGCACTCACGAGTACTTCTGCATTCCCCACGAGGCCGCGGGGATGAAGGGAAAAATCGTCGTGGAATAG
- a CDS encoding DUF7285 family protein: protein MSRWSGSESASRASNRAQVEPVAALVAVFAVGVALSAYTGVLGATLPTPDRNLADPTVERAKRATTETGVADPEALAAGLRAGPEGYRLNLTLRAAGRSWHAGPTPPPGADAAALSVSVRVAPGSVRPGRLRAEVWS from the coding sequence ATGTCACGTTGGTCGGGTAGCGAGTCGGCGTCCCGAGCGTCGAACCGCGCGCAGGTCGAACCCGTCGCGGCGCTGGTGGCGGTCTTCGCGGTCGGCGTCGCGCTCTCGGCCTACACCGGCGTCCTCGGCGCGACGCTCCCGACGCCGGACCGGAACCTCGCCGACCCGACCGTCGAGCGAGCGAAGCGCGCGACGACCGAGACCGGCGTCGCGGACCCCGAGGCGCTCGCCGCGGGCCTGCGCGCCGGTCCGGAGGGCTACCGGCTGAACCTCACGCTCCGCGCGGCCGGGCGGTCGTGGCACGCCGGGCCGACGCCGCCCCCGGGCGCCGACGCCGCCGCCCTCTCGGTGAGCGTCCGCGTCGCGCCGGGGAGCGTCCGCCCCGGTCGCCTCCGGGCGGAGGTGTGGTCGTGA
- a CDS encoding DHH family phosphoesterase, which yields MQLPVVPELGVREVVQAAESYGLSSPELAGAAALGAIALLASLWLVVRWIRRPMGAKLKRALAKRDEVAVLMHPNPDPDAMACAIGVAHLASEVGTDATLQFAGQIRHQENRAFRTVLDLELEQIDHVSEVAAEDVILVDHNTPRGFEGAERLEPYAVVDHHPGNGTGEQFTDQRTDYGACATIVAEYLEDVGGTPVGPDDDANADGLTVPSEVSTGLLYGVQSDTKQLTSGCTDAEFRAAAYLYEGVDEDLLDRIANPQVSAEVLEVKSRAISGRDVRGSFAVSDVGRVNNADAVPQAADELLQLEGVTAVVVYGRRDETVHLSGRSRDDRVHMGKALETVAGDIPGASAGGHARMGGGQVPVEGAAYANGGEAAMWSQAELAEDVFAALNGDV from the coding sequence ATGCAACTGCCGGTCGTCCCGGAACTCGGGGTTCGGGAGGTCGTTCAGGCCGCCGAGTCCTACGGTCTGAGTTCGCCCGAACTCGCGGGGGCCGCCGCTCTCGGAGCGATTGCCCTGCTGGCGTCGCTGTGGCTGGTCGTCCGCTGGATTCGGCGGCCGATGGGCGCCAAACTCAAGCGCGCGCTGGCAAAGCGCGACGAGGTCGCGGTCCTGATGCATCCGAACCCCGACCCCGACGCGATGGCCTGCGCCATCGGAGTCGCTCACTTGGCCAGCGAGGTCGGCACCGACGCCACCCTCCAGTTCGCCGGGCAGATTCGCCACCAGGAGAACCGCGCGTTCCGGACGGTCCTCGACCTCGAACTCGAACAGATAGACCACGTGAGCGAGGTCGCCGCCGAGGACGTGATTCTGGTCGACCACAACACGCCCCGCGGCTTCGAAGGGGCCGAGCGACTCGAACCCTACGCGGTCGTGGACCACCACCCCGGTAACGGGACCGGCGAGCAGTTCACCGACCAGCGCACCGACTACGGGGCCTGTGCGACCATCGTCGCCGAGTATCTGGAGGACGTTGGCGGCACGCCGGTCGGACCCGACGACGACGCGAACGCGGACGGCCTGACGGTGCCCTCCGAGGTCTCGACGGGCCTGCTCTACGGCGTCCAGTCCGACACGAAGCAGTTGACCAGCGGTTGTACCGACGCGGAGTTCCGGGCGGCGGCGTACCTCTACGAGGGCGTCGACGAGGACCTGCTCGACCGCATCGCCAACCCGCAGGTCAGCGCCGAGGTGCTGGAGGTCAAGTCCCGCGCCATCTCGGGGCGGGACGTTCGCGGGTCGTTCGCGGTCAGCGACGTGGGCCGAGTGAACAACGCCGACGCCGTCCCGCAGGCGGCCGACGAACTCCTCCAACTGGAGGGCGTGACCGCGGTGGTCGTCTACGGACGGCGCGACGAGACGGTCCACCTCTCGGGCCGGTCGCGCGACGACCGGGTCCACATGGGGAAGGCGCTCGAAACCGTCGCCGGCGATATTCCCGGCGCGAGCGCCGGCGGCCACGCTCGCATGGGCGGCGGACAGGTTCCGGTCGAGGGCGCGGCCTACGCCAACGGCGGCGAGGCCGCGATGTGGTCGCAGGCCGAACTCGCCGAGGACGTGTTCGCCGCGCTGAACGGCGACGTGTGA